A window of [Limnothrix rosea] IAM M-220 genomic DNA:
AACCAGTAATCTGCGTTTCCGACTGTAAATTCTTACCAATCATCGAGATATTATCTCGACTAATGCCCATGTCTAGAAGCTGGCGTAATACTTGGCCGGCCTCATCCCGGTTGTCAAACACACCGGAGACAGTACAAGGTAAACCAAGGCTTTCCGGGACAGATTGGGTATTTTGAGTTTTTTCGATAGTTGCGGTAGTCATGTAATATCCTCCTATTTTGTCTACTTGTTGTGACTTGAGACAGGGGGATATTAGAAACGGTCACTGGCTTTACGAAAAGACTTATCTAGGTCTTTCCATGCTTTTTCAAAGCCTTTTTGTACATCATGCCAAGCAGAGTCAGTGGAATCTTGTAACTCTTCCCACTTTTCTGCGACGGTGTCACGGTTGGACTTGAGCTCTTCAAGGGTTTCGGTAAATTGGATACGCCCGTCAGCTTTCTTTTTAGCGACTTCTGCCTTGAACTTATCAATGCTGGCATCAATTTTATCCAGTTGGGCTTTCACTTTCGCTTTGTAAAGCTTGCGATCTTCTATATCCGTGAAACAATTTGTTTTTGTCGGTGTTTGGGTAGCCATAAATTAAGGCTTAAACCTCCTTTATTTTTACTGATTTAATCGGATTCGAGAACATCAAAACTTTTTATTAATCATTAGAATATAAGTTCTAAACACTCTTTTGATTTATTTAAAAAGCAATTTGTTTGCCTCGATTACACTTACAATAGTACAGGGAAATCAGGGGGGAAAGCCTCACCCTTTCGAGGGAGAAACAGCTAAAAGCCTATATTTTCCAAGTGTTTTCAGCTACTTGTTCGGTTCTCCATGGCCATCTTTTACGGTTAGCCTCATCCTCTAGCTGATTAAGTTGCTTTGGTATTTTATCTATTATCAAAAAATAAATCCTCAAGTCTTTCAACTTACTTTTTTTACTCTAAATTTGTTCTAAAGGGTGGCGATCGCCAAGAAACAAAATAGTCAGCATCAAATAAAAAAAGACGTACCACAGTACGCCTTTAAAGCTTGAAACCAAGTTAATTTTCCCAATTAATTTTTTAAGTTGTCTACTTCAAAGTATCTACTTAAAAAGAAAGACCAAGGTTCAACCCAAGAACAGCATGAACAGCCAAAAGGGCGATCGCCGAAGACCCAAGATAAGCATGAACAGTTCGCAGAGAATCTTTGCCGAGAAACTTAGTAAGAGATAAAGCACCATTAGCCATCAGCAAACCGATGGCGATCGTGCCAGTCCAGAAGTGGGGGCTTTCAAAGATCGGTTGCCCTTGCATCACGAGGGACAACACACCACCAGTCCAACCCAGACTGATAAACGTGGTCAGCCACAAAGCCGCTTTTTTGTGCCAATAGGCGCTTTCTTGCTTTACTTCAACCTCTTCAGTGGTGCGAATTTTCCAGCCCTTTGTCGTGGCAAATCCACCAATCACCACAACCACGATCCCCATCATCAGAGGGTGTCCCCAATGAGTTACAACCGCCGGAATTGGAAAAGAACCAAACCAGTCGGCGATCGGCTCTAGATAGGGGCGAATTATTTCTCCCATTACATTTTCCTCTTAACAAAACTTGATGTGCCAAATGCATATATTATCCGTAAACCCTACTTAAAAAGCTTGCCAAGGACATTTAGGTAACAGTTAGAAACATCAAGCAGTAGTTCATGGAAACCTGAGTGATAAAATTTGGAATACTTTTAGCGATAGAGAAAGAAGGTCAACGTGGTTCAAGTACCGATCAAGTCCGCCCCACAAACAAACGTTATTCCTAATGGTCCCGCTCTAGACGCATGGCTCCATGACCTCGCCCACAATATTATTCAAGGTAAACGCCTTAACCGTTCCGAAGCCCTCCGTCTCACCGAAATTACTGGCGAAGCAGATATTCTTAAACTCTGTGCCGCAGCCGATATGATTCGTCGCGAATGCTGCGGTAATACAGTTGATCTTTGCAGTATCGTCAACGTCAAATCGGGCAACTGCTCTGAAAACTGCAGTTTCTGTTCCCAGTCCGCCCACCATCCCGGTGTTGGCTCTCCCACCTACGAACTCAAAACCCCTGAAGAAATCCTTGAGCAAGCGAAAGCTGCAGAAGCCGCAGGGGCAAGACGTTTTTGTTTAGTGAGTCAGGGTCGCGGTATCAAATACAACAGCCCGAAAAATGACGAATTTGCCCAAATCCTAGAAACGGTACATCGTATCCTCGACGAAACGTCGATTAAACCCTGCTGTGCCCTTGGTGAAGTCACACCGGAACAGGCGCAACAGCTGAGTGAGGCTGGTGTGACTCGCTATAATCACAACCTCGAAGCGTCGGAGAATTATTTCCCTGAAATTGTCGGTACCCACAGTTGGCAAGACCGCGTCCAAACTATCAAAAATCTTAAGGCGGCGGGCATCCAAGCTTGTAGTGGCGGCATTATGGGTCTGGGTGAAAGTTGGGGCGATCGCGTTGATCTAGCTTTAGCCTTGCAGGAGCTGGAAGTAGAATCTGTTCCTCTAAACTTACTTAATCCCCGCGAAGGCACTCCCCTCGGCGAGAATGAAAGATTGGATGTGTATGATGCCTTGAAATGTATGGCAATTTTCCGGTTTATTTTGCCAGAACAGATTATTCGCTATGCTGGCGGTAGAGAAGCGGTGATGGGTGAACTTCAGCACCTTGGCCTCAAAGCCGGTATTAATGCCATGCTCATCGGTCACTATCTCACCACCATGGGTCAACCTCCTGAGCAGGATCAAGCGATGCTTGAATCCCTTGGCCTACAAGGGGGAGAAGCA
This region includes:
- the bioB gene encoding biotin synthase BioB encodes the protein MVQVPIKSAPQTNVIPNGPALDAWLHDLAHNIIQGKRLNRSEALRLTEITGEADILKLCAAADMIRRECCGNTVDLCSIVNVKSGNCSENCSFCSQSAHHPGVGSPTYELKTPEEILEQAKAAEAAGARRFCLVSQGRGIKYNSPKNDEFAQILETVHRILDETSIKPCCALGEVTPEQAQQLSEAGVTRYNHNLEASENYFPEIVGTHSWQDRVQTIKNLKAAGIQACSGGIMGLGESWGDRVDLALALQELEVESVPLNLLNPREGTPLGENERLDVYDALKCMAIFRFILPEQIIRYAGGREAVMGELQHLGLKAGINAMLIGHYLTTMGQPPEQDQAMLESLGLQGGEAPIPGEFSRHHA
- a CDS encoding DUF4079 domain-containing protein, encoding MGEIIRPYLEPIADWFGSFPIPAVVTHWGHPLMMGIVVVVIGGFATTKGWKIRTTEEVEVKQESAYWHKKAALWLTTFISLGWTGGVLSLVMQGQPIFESPHFWTGTIAIGLLMANGALSLTKFLGKDSLRTVHAYLGSSAIALLAVHAVLGLNLGLSF